From the Candidatus Neomarinimicrobiota bacterium genome, the window AAATATCATTTCTCACGTGAAGAAGCCTTCATGGAGGAAATTCAATATCCCCATGCTGATGCCCATCATCAAAAACATGAGGGGATTGTCAAAGAGATGAATCACTATCTTACCAGCTCACATCACATGGGCGAAATGTTGGAAAATTTTCGCACACTCATGAACAAATGGGTGCTCAATCATATTATGGATGAAGATATACAACTCCATGAATTCATAATTTCCAAACAGTCACCCAGCTAAATCAGAGCCCCCCCGAGGTAATTAAAGAAATATATGAAACTTTCACCACAGCTCCAGGCTGATCTGGATAGTCGAAAACTAAAGCTGATACAGGCCTGCGACCTGGATGGTTTTCTGGATGCGTCAGATGTGGTTACGGTGCCATGCTGGCCGGAATTCATGATGAACGATACAGTGGCTAACAGTAATTGGCGACCCATGCATGATAAATATCCTGAGTTCCAATTTGCCCTGATAGAGCAGGACACAGATAATTGGATTGCCGTGGGCAATAGCATCCCCCTGCATTTTGAAGGTCCTCTGGAAGACCTGCCAGACGCCGGTTGGGACTGGGCGGTTCTAACGGGCATGCAAGCTGAGCAGCCGGCAACTCTTTTATGTGCGCTGGCGATTCAAATTCTACCGGAATATCGAGGTGGCGGCCTGAGCGCTTTCATGATTAAAGTCATGCTGGAAATCGGCCTGAGCCATGGGCTTGGCAAATTGATTGCGCCAGTACGCCCGAGTAAAAAAAGTGATTATCCTCTGACCCCCATGGCGTTATATATTGAGTGGTCAAAAGAAGACAGACCCTTTGATCCCTGGTTGCGGGTTCACCACCGCCTGGGGGCACGCATATTAAAAGTTTGTCCGGAGGCGATGCACATTTCCGGGACCATCAAGTCTTGGGAGGAATGGACCGGTT encodes:
- a CDS encoding hemerythrin family protein: MFAWTNIMSIDNGFIDEDHKKLIEIANRVVQLHHPNRDAEELKQAIRDLYDYVKYHFSREEAFMEEIQYPHADAHHQKHEGIVKEMNHYLTSSHHMGEMLENFRTLMNKWVLNHIMDEDIQLHEFIISKQSPS
- a CDS encoding GNAT family N-acetyltransferase — its product is MKLSPQLQADLDSRKLKLIQACDLDGFLDASDVVTVPCWPEFMMNDTVANSNWRPMHDKYPEFQFALIEQDTDNWIAVGNSIPLHFEGPLEDLPDAGWDWAVLTGMQAEQPATLLCALAIQILPEYRGGGLSAFMIKVMLEIGLSHGLGKLIAPVRPSKKSDYPLTPMALYIEWSKEDRPFDPWLRVHHRLGARILKVCPEAMHISGTIKSWEEWTGLSFLSGGDYIIPGALSPVTIDIENDRGVYIEANVWMLHDYYQKAK